The region GCCCTGAACTGAGTGAAAACACTCCTGCCGAGGTGCTTTTCGAGCTGCGGGATACGCACGCTCGACCGGCCCACGAACCAATGTCCGTAGCCCCGGTTGTAAGTGAGCAAATGAACCCTGTCGTATTGCTCCGCAAGCGTCAGAGCAGTTACCGTGGAGTCCAGCCCGCCCGAATACATCAGCGAGACAGCACGCTTCCTCGCACTCCGCTTCCGTTCATTCTTCTTCGCGACTTCCACTTCATCACCACAGAGACACAGAGACACAGAGAGCTCCCTACCGATAGTGCTTGAGTAGCTTGGTCAGAACGTCCGCAAATAGCTCGCATTCGGCGGGCGTGTTATAGACATAGACCGAGGCGCGGACCGAGTGCGGCAGGTCGCAGGCGTTATACCACGAGTGGACGCAGAGGTAGCCGGCTCGAACCATGATGTTGTTGGCCTGATCGAGTATTCGAGCGACTTCCAGCGCCTTCATACCATCGACAGAGATGTTGAGAATCCCGCCTCGCAGCTCCGGATCATTCGGGCCGATTATGCTGAGGCCGTCGATATCCTTGAGCATGTCAGTCATGATGCGATTGAGCATTACTTCGTGCTCGTGAACTGCCTCAGGCCCGAGACTCATCAGGTATTCCGCCGCAACGCCAGCGCCGATGGCCCCAGCATAATTCTGAAGTCCCGCCTCGAATCGGTCGGGCAGGCCGGCGGGGATGTAGCTGTCATAGAAGGTATTCAGCACAGTTTCACCACCGACAATGAACGGCTCCATTTTGTTAAGCACTTCCTCCTTTGCCCAGAGCACGCCAACGCCTGTCGGGCCCATCATCTTATGCACGGAAAAGGCGAGGATATCGATGCCCAGTTCCTGAACATCAACCTTGCTATGGGCAACCGATTGCGCCCCATCGACCATCACCAGGGCGCCATGCCGGTGGGCGATTTCAGCGATCTCCTTGACCGGCACCGACACCCCCGTGAGGTTCGAGGTTTGCACCACGCTCACGAGCTTGACCTCGCCCGATATCGCCTCCTCAAAGGCGCTTCTGTCGAACGTGAGGTCATCGGCCAGATGCACTATTCTGTGTTCGACTCCTTTTCGCCGCTTGAGCACCTGCCACGGGAGAAGGTTAGAATTGTGCTCCACGTTGGTTGTAACCACAACATCGCCTTCCGAAAAGGGCAGGGAATGGGAAACGAGATTGATGCCCTCGCTCGTGTTCTTGACGA is a window of bacterium DNA encoding:
- a CDS encoding cysteine desulfurase encodes the protein MKRIRKEFPALHVKVKGKPIVYLDNACMSLKPSCVVDAMNDYYYSYPGCHGRTTYYFGRRTTEEYDRARHRLAKLINAPQARELIFVKNTSEGINLVSHSLPFSEGDVVVTTNVEHNSNLLPWQVLKRRKGVEHRIVHLADDLTFDRSAFEEAISGEVKLVSVVQTSNLTGVSVPVKEIAEIAHRHGALVMVDGAQSVAHSKVDVQELGIDILAFSVHKMMGPTGVGVLWAKEEVLNKMEPFIVGGETVLNTFYDSYIPAGLPDRFEAGLQNYAGAIGAGVAAEYLMSLGPEAVHEHEVMLNRIMTDMLKDIDGLSIIGPNDPELRGGILNISVDGMKALEVARILDQANNIMVRAGYLCVHSWYNACDLPHSVRASVYVYNTPAECELFADVLTKLLKHYR